Proteins encoded by one window of Clostridia bacterium:
- a CDS encoding ferritin family protein: MDFKNFNELEALKLAINTERGGIKFYQQALDKVNDDKAKELLEKLIEEEKNHVRIFTDLYEKFSNFDDNYLFDPEYAPYFESLAKTNIFFGQGSLEDKLKSINNVMDVFAISIRAEKDSISFYEEMAHYTKDKDARQAFEALVAEEKTHIKDIKKLMADIITG; the protein is encoded by the coding sequence ATGGATTTTAAAAACTTTAATGAGTTAGAGGCTTTAAAGCTTGCAATAAATACTGAAAGGGGAGGAATTAAATTTTATCAGCAAGCTTTGGACAAAGTAAATGATGATAAAGCAAAGGAACTCCTAGAAAAGTTGATAGAAGAGGAGAAAAATCATGTTAGGATCTTTACAGATCTATATGAAAAGTTTTCAAATTTTGATGATAATTATTTATTTGATCCTGAATATGCTCCTTATTTTGAATCCCTTGCAAAAACTAATATATTTTTTGGACAAGGCTCTTTAGAGGATAAGCTCAAGAGCATAAATAATGTTATGGATGTATTTGCTATTTCGATACGGGCAGAAAAAGATTCCATATCCTTTTATGAGGAGATGGCTCATTATACTAAAGACAAAGATGCCAGACAAGCCTTTGAAGCCTTGGTAGCAGAAGAGAAAACACATATAAAAGATATAAAGAAGCTGATGGCTGATATAATAACCGGTTGA
- a CDS encoding HD domain-containing protein, translated as MGEINIKLNQLVSALSLSLDLAENRVYEHGRRTAYIVLNILQALDLKDSLKAKIYYSALLHDIGMAGALSYVHINNFHDNPKFLELHCELGYEIAKQLPFDEEFGQYILYHHERWDGKGADRLQGDQIPIGSQLIFIADRFDIAFCTVKQMSLFQKKLKLKEWLDSNRSKLFNPEYVDILLYIMEKDSFWLDLNSHELKHILYNIEPEQNAIINIEQLEKISNAFGVIVDNKSNFTFQHSAELSHISGRIAKHMGYSDFTAKKIKIAANLHDLGKLAIPNDILDKKGKLNQEEFTIIKSHPYYTKLILDEIEGIEDISEWAANHHEKLNGQGYPRRLNNENLTDMDQIIAVSDIYQALIQRRPYRDSFDKAEALDIIEHMVKDGLLSSKIYNALREVV; from the coding sequence ATGGGTGAAATAAATATTAAATTGAATCAGTTGGTATCAGCGCTTTCTTTGTCATTAGACCTTGCTGAAAATAGGGTATATGAACATGGCAGAAGAACTGCTTACATTGTTTTAAATATTTTACAAGCTTTGGACTTAAAAGACAGTCTGAAAGCCAAGATATATTATTCTGCATTACTACATGATATTGGGATGGCAGGTGCTTTGTCCTATGTGCATATAAATAATTTCCATGACAACCCCAAGTTTTTAGAACTCCATTGTGAATTAGGTTATGAGATTGCAAAACAACTTCCATTTGACGAGGAATTTGGTCAGTATATTCTTTATCACCATGAAAGATGGGATGGAAAGGGAGCAGATAGGTTGCAAGGAGACCAAATCCCTATAGGATCCCAGCTGATATTTATTGCAGATAGATTTGACATTGCCTTTTGTACTGTTAAACAAATGAGTTTATTCCAAAAAAAGTTAAAACTAAAGGAGTGGCTGGACAGTAACAGGTCAAAGCTGTTCAATCCGGAATATGTTGATATTTTATTATACATAATGGAAAAGGATAGTTTTTGGTTGGATTTAAATTCACATGAGTTAAAGCATATACTTTACAATATAGAACCTGAACAGAATGCCATAATAAATATAGAGCAGTTAGAAAAGATTTCTAATGCCTTTGGTGTCATCGTTGACAATAAGAGCAATTTTACATTTCAGCATTCAGCAGAATTATCCCATATAAGTGGTAGAATAGCAAAACATATGGGATATAGCGATTTTACTGCTAAAAAGATAAAGATAGCTGCTAATTTACATGATTTAGGCAAATTGGCAATTCCAAATGATATACTGGATAAGAAGGGCAAATTGAACCAGGAGGAGTTTACCATCATAAAGTCTCATCCATACTATACAAAGCTTATATTGGATGAAATTGAGGGTATTGAAGATATATCGGAATGGGCTGCAAATCACCATGAAAAACTGAATGGCCAAGGCTATCCAAGAAGGTTGAACAATGAGAATTTAACGGATATGGATCAGATAATTGCGGTATCAGATATTTATCAAGCTCTTATTCAGAGAAGACCCTATAGAGACTCTTTTGACAAAGCAGAAGCATTAGATATAATTGAACATATGGTAAAAGATGGTCTTTTGAGTTCTAAAATATATAATGCTTTGAGAGAAGTTGTTTAA
- a CDS encoding ATP-dependent metallopeptidase FtsH/Yme1/Tma family protein, producing MNKKKKILLMVVLVVVVASIMFVYNIYNNQHEYITYNEFISQLGKQKIDKVYLSEGDKIKVLDKDGTLFITDNPRKQDFKEMLLLKGVAVQEKGYEFQIQSILGTVFFIGTIVFLMYYLSKRSGGMASNNILKMSSAEKTVQDNVQIKFEDVAGNYEAKQSIRELIDFIKNPDKYSVYGARLPRGIILYGPPGNGKTLLAKALAGEAGVPFYAVSGSDFVQVYVGVGAARIRNLFKKARQAGKCVIFIDEIDALGKKRGSGTDGAGDEKDQTLNALLTEMSGFNENEGIVVVAATNRLDTLDEALLRPGRFDRHVEIRLPDVNERLEVLKLHSANKPLSDKVDLKEIAKQTVYFSGAQLENMLNEAAIVAAERESHEIDMVDLDKAFYKVVAGDEKKDRSTIDMQDRKITAYHEAGHALVTKIIAPDNTVSKITIIPSTKGAGGFSMNIPPDRMYSTKSEMENNIKISIAGRAAEEIVFGEQNITSGAYNDIEKATDILMNMVKRFGMYRDTGLLNYDIMYKNSLHVNIDGDIVKYCKERMQSFYTQVKALLNKNIHVLDKIAEKLLAKETINEKELNEILSQTKKSA from the coding sequence ATGAATAAAAAAAAGAAGATTTTGCTCATGGTGGTGTTGGTTGTAGTAGTGGCGAGTATTATGTTTGTTTATAATATATATAATAATCAACATGAATATATAACATATAATGAATTTATCAGCCAGTTGGGCAAGCAAAAAATAGATAAAGTATATCTTTCAGAGGGCGATAAGATAAAGGTGCTAGATAAAGATGGGACTCTATTTATCACTGACAATCCTAGAAAGCAAGACTTTAAAGAAATGCTGCTTTTGAAAGGAGTGGCAGTACAGGAGAAGGGTTATGAGTTCCAAATTCAATCTATATTAGGAACTGTGTTTTTTATCGGTACGATTGTTTTTTTGATGTATTATCTTTCCAAAAGGTCAGGCGGGATGGCTTCTAACAATATTTTAAAGATGTCATCGGCAGAAAAGACAGTTCAGGACAATGTTCAGATAAAGTTTGAGGATGTTGCAGGAAATTATGAGGCAAAACAGAGCATCAGAGAGTTGATAGATTTTATCAAAAATCCTGATAAATATTCAGTGTATGGCGCCAGACTACCCAGAGGCATAATACTTTACGGGCCACCGGGCAATGGAAAGACTTTACTTGCCAAGGCCTTGGCCGGGGAAGCGGGAGTTCCCTTTTATGCAGTGTCGGGTTCTGATTTTGTGCAGGTATATGTAGGGGTAGGAGCAGCCAGAATAAGAAATCTTTTCAAAAAAGCGCGACAGGCTGGCAAATGTGTTATTTTCATAGACGAAATAGATGCATTAGGCAAAAAGAGGGGCAGCGGTACAGATGGTGCCGGTGACGAAAAGGACCAGACATTGAATGCATTGCTCACAGAAATGTCCGGTTTTAATGAAAACGAAGGAATAGTGGTTGTCGCCGCTACAAACCGTCTCGATACTTTGGATGAGGCTCTTTTAAGACCGGGAAGATTCGATAGGCATGTGGAAATAAGGCTACCTGATGTAAATGAGCGTCTTGAGGTGCTCAAACTACATTCAGCAAACAAGCCGTTATCGGATAAAGTGGATTTAAAGGAAATCGCCAAACAGACTGTGTATTTTAGCGGTGCACAACTGGAAAATATGTTGAATGAGGCTGCAATCGTAGCTGCTGAAAGAGAAAGCCATGAAATAGATATGGTTGATTTGGATAAGGCCTTTTATAAAGTGGTAGCGGGAGATGAAAAAAAGGACAGGAGTACGATAGATATGCAGGATAGAAAGATCACTGCTTATCACGAGGCCGGACATGCCCTTGTTACAAAGATTATTGCTCCTGACAATACAGTCTCTAAGATAACGATAATTCCCAGTACAAAAGGTGCAGGAGGATTCAGCATGAACATACCCCCGGACAGAATGTACAGCACTAAATCTGAGATGGAAAACAATATTAAAATATCTATCGCTGGAAGGGCTGCCGAAGAGATTGTATTTGGCGAGCAAAACATCACATCAGGGGCATACAATGATATTGAAAAAGCTACCGATATATTGATGAATATGGTGAAAAGATTTGGGATGTATCGGGATACAGGTCTTTTGAATTATGATATTATGTATAAGAATAGTCTGCATGTTAATATAGATGGGGATATAGTTAAATATTGTAAGGAAAGGATGCAAAGTTTTTATACTCAGGTAAAAGCCCTTTTGAATAAAAACATCCATGTTCTTGATAAAATCGCCGAAAAGCTATTGGCGAAGGAAACGATAAACGAAAAAGAATTAAATGAGATCTTAAGCCAAACAAAAAAGAGTGCTTGA
- a CDS encoding bacterial transcriptional activator domain-containing protein — MENLKSYNRDNDIIEICEEVLMIEPYEEVLNIFYMEALLKTGQTKQAMSHYEYITYKLYKELDIKPSHSMERIYKKIQTENEEKEISDLFFIEKRLVEQLEEWEGALFCDIDYFKFLYNLERRRGIRYGANSCLCLITISCSDNIDPPSDKLNWAMDKLKQVLLFRLRKGDVFSFWNQSQVIAILSEIERDNLTMISKRIEKSFKDKVKDHLFVLQFKFRSIISTKKFA; from the coding sequence ATAGAAAATTTAAAATCTTATAATAGAGATAATGATATTATAGAAATTTGCGAAGAAGTTCTGATGATTGAACCGTATGAGGAAGTATTGAATATTTTTTATATGGAAGCTCTATTGAAAACAGGTCAAACCAAACAAGCAATGAGCCATTATGAATATATTACATATAAGTTGTATAAAGAACTAGATATAAAACCTTCTCATTCCATGGAAAGGATATATAAAAAGATACAAACAGAAAATGAGGAAAAAGAAATCAGCGATTTGTTTTTTATTGAAAAAAGACTGGTGGAACAGCTGGAAGAATGGGAAGGAGCATTGTTTTGCGACATAGATTACTTTAAATTTCTGTATAATCTAGAAAGAAGAAGAGGCATACGGTACGGAGCCAATTCCTGTTTATGCTTAATAACAATTTCTTGTTCGGATAATATAGATCCACCCTCTGACAAGCTAAATTGGGCGATGGATAAATTAAAACAGGTATTGCTCTTTCGATTGAGAAAAGGAGATGTTTTTTCTTTTTGGAACCAAAGCCAAGTGATCGCTATTCTATCAGAGATTGAACGAGATAATTTAACCATGATAAGCAAAAGAATTGAGAAGAGCTTTAAAGATAAGGTAAAAGATCATTTGTTTGTTTTACAATTTAAATTTCGATCGATAATATCCACAAAAAAGTTTGCTTAA
- a CDS encoding winged helix-turn-helix domain-containing protein: MKTTKQGVVEILTFGGFDIRYNGSSLLDDMGRSYRILDLLKYFVSFKGRKLLPDTIMNDLWEQEDFNDPKNVLRTHIFRLRKMLEHLQRKTGISEVLFDIYFSNGYYIFNVGKKCIIDYEIFEMIIDKADKNRESGYLDAKGYRQAIFLYRGEYMEGRNCGDWIIPIRNRYN; the protein is encoded by the coding sequence ATGAAGACGACAAAACAAGGGGTAGTAGAAATATTAACCTTTGGAGGCTTTGATATCCGATATAATGGCAGTTCTCTATTGGATGACATGGGCCGCTCATACAGGATTCTAGATTTATTGAAATATTTTGTTTCTTTTAAAGGTAGAAAATTATTGCCCGATACTATTATGAATGACCTTTGGGAGCAAGAAGATTTTAATGATCCTAAAAATGTTCTTAGGACGCATATTTTTAGACTTAGAAAAATGTTAGAGCATCTCCAACGCAAAACTGGAATATCGGAGGTTTTATTCGATATTTATTTTTCCAATGGATATTATATATTTAATGTAGGGAAAAAGTGCATAATAGACTATGAAATATTTGAAATGATTATTGATAAAGCGGATAAAAACCGTGAATCAGGTTATTTGGACGCAAAAGGATATAGACAGGCTATATTCTTGTATAGAGGAGAATATATGGAGGGGCGTAATTGTGGTGACTGGATTATACCTATAAGAAATCGATATAATTGA